Proteins from one Orenia marismortui DSM 5156 genomic window:
- a CDS encoding alpha-amylase family glycosyl hydrolase produces the protein MKKKILLFLLIATISVLTACNDQLTQGKLSIKVENQFGESVEQAKVSLDGLNAKQTNSNGVITFNITKPDYEVTISKVGYDTLTKNIVLREKESTLVLELKKKDTAVIVGEKEYIDIDDNTVKFLFKTNSYNKVSFYLGEDSNDLTVKEQNIDYDNEGLEISNLKAGKTYYYKIEAKNNEDSTSTEVITFKKLGNTNNWEAPDWPRKAVFYEIFVRSFYDGNNDGVGDFVGLKEKIPYLKDLGVDALWLMPINSSPSYHSYDVVDYYDTNEDYGTIEEFQEFLRAAHENGIKVIMDLVINHTGDKHPWFEAASKEEENEYTDYYVWRDQFDDIYEKGPWGQMVWHKVSTPEYYYGTFWSGMPDLNLRNHKVREEMKKIAKFWLDPNQDGDFSDGVDGFRLDAALHIDEDGDVTHNWWQEFNSAVKKVNPEAFLVGENWTETDEMAQFFEDLDASFNFSLADQIIRMVNGEPRDILGDIEYIHNRYSRYSKDFIDATFLRNHDQNRVAHDLVENKEKMKLASSLLLTLPGTPFLYYGEELGQMGAKPDDNIREPFDWYADAEGEGMTIMAKSNFYNKMKYTEANDGISLEEQKGVEGSIFEHYKEMIKIRKENPIFSTGNYEKIDTSARTYAYKVSGGDQEYNLYVIHNLSSDKKIISASSDVLELINDSKYKASDSIELKAYGTLILKVKDNNLVIN, from the coding sequence ATGAAGAAGAAGATACTGTTATTTTTATTAATAGCTACTATCTCTGTCTTAACTGCTTGTAATGATCAGTTAACACAAGGAAAGTTATCTATTAAGGTAGAAAATCAATTTGGTGAAAGTGTAGAGCAGGCAAAAGTGAGTTTAGATGGTCTTAATGCTAAGCAAACTAATTCTAATGGAGTAATTACTTTTAATATTACTAAGCCTGATTATGAAGTAACAATCTCTAAAGTTGGATATGATACATTGACTAAAAATATTGTATTAAGAGAAAAAGAATCAACTTTAGTTTTAGAATTAAAGAAGAAAGATACAGCAGTTATAGTTGGTGAAAAAGAATATATAGATATTGATGATAATACAGTTAAATTCCTGTTTAAAACGAATTCATATAATAAAGTGAGTTTTTATTTGGGAGAAGATTCAAATGATTTAACAGTTAAAGAGCAAAATATTGATTATGATAATGAAGGTTTAGAAATAAGCAATTTAAAAGCAGGAAAGACCTATTATTATAAAATAGAGGCTAAAAATAATGAAGATAGTACTTCTACAGAAGTCATTACCTTTAAAAAATTAGGAAACACCAATAATTGGGAAGCACCTGATTGGCCTAGAAAGGCTGTTTTCTATGAGATTTTCGTGAGAAGTTTTTATGATGGAAATAATGATGGTGTTGGTGACTTTGTTGGATTAAAAGAAAAGATACCATATTTAAAAGACTTAGGTGTAGATGCATTATGGTTGATGCCTATTAATTCTTCTCCTAGCTATCATAGTTATGATGTAGTAGATTATTATGATACTAATGAAGATTATGGAACAATAGAAGAGTTTCAAGAATTTTTAAGAGCGGCTCATGAGAATGGAATAAAAGTAATTATGGATTTAGTTATAAATCATACTGGTGATAAACATCCTTGGTTTGAAGCAGCTTCAAAAGAAGAGGAGAATGAATATACAGATTATTATGTTTGGAGAGACCAATTTGATGATATTTATGAAAAAGGTCCATGGGGGCAAATGGTTTGGCATAAGGTTTCTACCCCAGAATATTATTATGGAACTTTCTGGAGTGGAATGCCTGATTTAAATCTTAGAAACCATAAAGTAAGGGAAGAGATGAAGAAAATAGCTAAGTTTTGGTTAGACCCTAATCAGGATGGAGATTTTTCTGATGGAGTAGATGGATTTAGATTAGATGCTGCTTTGCATATAGATGAGGATGGAGATGTAACTCATAATTGGTGGCAAGAATTTAATTCTGCTGTTAAAAAAGTAAATCCAGAAGCATTCTTAGTAGGTGAAAACTGGACAGAAACTGATGAGATGGCACAATTTTTTGAAGATTTAGATGCATCATTTAACTTTAGCTTAGCTGATCAAATAATAAGAATGGTTAATGGTGAGCCAAGAGATATTCTGGGTGATATAGAGTATATTCATAATCGTTATAGTAGGTATTCTAAAGATTTTATTGATGCTACTTTCCTAAGAAATCATGATCAAAATAGAGTGGCTCATGACTTAGTAGAAAATAAGGAAAAAATGAAATTAGCTTCTTCTTTATTATTAACATTACCAGGAACACCATTTTTATATTATGGTGAAGAACTTGGACAAATGGGAGCTAAACCAGATGATAATATCAGAGAGCCTTTTGATTGGTATGCTGATGCAGAAGGTGAAGGTATGACAATAATGGCAAAAAGTAATTTTTATAATAAGATGAAATATACTGAAGCTAATGATGGGATTTCATTAGAAGAACAAAAAGGTGTGGAAGGTAGTATTTTTGAGCATTACAAAGAAATGATAAAGATTAGAAAAGAGAATCCCATCTTTTCTACAGGTAACTACGAAAAGATAGATACTTCTGCTAGAACTTATGCTTATAAAGTAAGTGGTGGAGATCAAGAGTATAATCTATATGTAATTCATAACTTATCATCAGATAAGAAAATTATTAGTGCATCTTCTGATGTACTTGAATTAATAAATGATTCCAAATATAAAGCCTCAGATTCTATAGAATTAAAAGCTTATGGAACTTTAATATTAAAAGTTAAGGATAATAATTTAGTGATAAATTAA
- a CDS encoding inositol monophosphatase family protein produces the protein MLNLEKVLSQVKSWSKEVGKIQLEKMNSDIEINIKGDEIDLVTEVDELSEKILIEKIKDSYPEHSILSEESGVDRKESNYLWVIDPIDGTTNYASGFFAFCISIALQFKGETVLGLVYVPTLNYMYSAIKGEGAFLNDNKIKVGNAKCLRESVLATGFPYDRASDSDNNVDNFTKIATKVRGIRRTGSAAFDLCNVAAGVFDGYWEGKLNLWDIGAGLLIIEEAGGKVMFDEKEKGITVIVGNKDIVDILNQELKLID, from the coding sequence TTGTTAAATTTGGAGAAAGTATTATCTCAGGTAAAATCATGGTCAAAAGAGGTAGGTAAGATTCAACTTGAAAAGATGAATTCAGATATAGAAATAAATATAAAAGGAGATGAGATAGATCTTGTAACAGAGGTTGATGAATTATCAGAGAAGATATTAATTGAAAAGATTAAAGACAGTTATCCAGAGCATTCTATCTTATCAGAAGAGAGTGGAGTTGATAGAAAAGAATCTAATTATTTATGGGTGATAGACCCTATTGATGGAACTACCAATTATGCTAGTGGATTTTTTGCTTTCTGTATCTCTATTGCTTTACAATTTAAGGGAGAAACAGTTTTGGGGTTAGTGTATGTTCCAACTTTAAATTACATGTATTCTGCTATAAAAGGAGAAGGGGCATTTTTAAATGATAATAAGATCAAGGTTGGCAATGCTAAGTGTTTGAGAGAATCAGTCTTAGCCACAGGATTTCCTTATGATCGTGCAAGTGATTCTGATAATAATGTCGATAATTTCACTAAAATAGCAACTAAAGTCAGAGGAATTAGAAGAACTGGAAGCGCAGCTTTTGATCTGTGTAATGTAGCGGCAGGGGTCTTTGATGGTTACTGGGAAGGAAAATTAAATCTATGGGATATAGGTGCTGGTCTACTAATAATTGAAGAGGCTGGTGGTAAAGTTATGTTTGATGAAAAAGAAAAAGGAATAACAGTTATTGTAGGAAATAAAGATATAGTCGATATATTAAATCAAGAATTAAAACTTATAGATTAA
- a CDS encoding PhnD/SsuA/transferrin family substrate-binding protein produces the protein MNNKVSNLLIILLLGFLIGGMFYLFQQYKVVESDQASLSGKLENTKAKLSNVNDKLLRLDYKNKQYDVQINSLRQAMSADRMGLGLKRVKAFALNIRQNQGTDLQPVGVLFQNALVEVVDTSNPIWYKVKLSMDGLTPVKKYKYTVKYANSEGQTVANIQKQFLKDGNLENGPYYYLHSSYLSERTIKVDKAPSNPSNPFVYGLLFFDDNIKKVLEGQIWSNMKDELFAKGYDGIKVVPVYRKTFIDDVNAGKYDAVESSPGDFISANKNGTFMKAFAKTVNKVDNSTSYSGIIIVNRNSGINSFEDLRGKTIYARSEYSESGYRYQKYFLKKFYDIDIEEDANVETGFGHQEVLLRVAKGEADAGFCGDFVMTTTPLYQFQWYTKKAGVVLETEEQLERMRDSVKWLRMDDAMPEIPNNPHSIKKELYNDRQFVDKLRKTMIKTYNEYKEEFGLTTAITAEYEQLREFELE, from the coding sequence TTGAATAATAAAGTAAGTAATCTATTAATTATACTTTTATTGGGGTTTTTAATTGGAGGAATGTTTTATTTATTTCAACAATATAAAGTGGTTGAGTCTGATCAAGCATCATTATCTGGCAAATTAGAAAATACCAAAGCAAAATTATCTAATGTTAATGATAAATTACTAAGGCTTGATTATAAGAACAAGCAATATGATGTTCAAATAAATAGCCTTCGTCAAGCTATGTCAGCTGATAGGATGGGACTAGGTTTAAAGAGAGTAAAGGCTTTTGCTTTAAATATTCGTCAGAATCAAGGAACAGATTTGCAGCCAGTAGGTGTGCTGTTCCAAAACGCTTTAGTTGAAGTTGTGGATACTAGCAATCCGATCTGGTATAAGGTTAAGTTATCTATGGACGGACTAACTCCAGTCAAAAAATACAAGTATACAGTAAAGTATGCTAATTCTGAAGGACAAACAGTAGCTAACATACAAAAGCAATTTCTGAAAGATGGAAATTTAGAGAATGGGCCTTATTATTATTTACATAGTTCATATTTGTCAGAAAGAACTATCAAGGTAGATAAGGCTCCTAGTAATCCTAGTAATCCTTTTGTATATGGATTGTTATTTTTTGATGATAATATCAAAAAAGTTTTAGAAGGGCAGATATGGAGTAATATGAAAGATGAATTATTTGCTAAAGGTTATGATGGGATAAAAGTAGTACCTGTCTATAGAAAAACATTTATTGATGATGTTAATGCTGGAAAATATGATGCTGTAGAGAGCTCTCCTGGAGATTTTATTTCAGCAAACAAGAATGGAACCTTTATGAAGGCTTTTGCAAAGACAGTAAATAAAGTTGATAATAGTACAAGCTATTCAGGAATTATTATAGTTAATAGAAATTCAGGGATTAATTCTTTTGAAGATTTAAGAGGAAAGACGATTTATGCTAGAAGTGAATATTCTGAATCAGGTTATAGATATCAGAAGTACTTTTTGAAGAAGTTTTATGATATAGATATTGAAGAGGATGCCAATGTAGAGACTGGATTTGGTCATCAAGAGGTATTGCTAAGAGTTGCTAAAGGAGAGGCTGATGCTGGATTTTGTGGCGATTTTGTAATGACTACTACTCCATTATATCAGTTCCAGTGGTATACGAAAAAAGCTGGTGTAGTTCTTGAAACTGAAGAGCAATTAGAGAGAATGAGAGATAGTGTTAAGTGGTTACGGATGGATGACGCAATGCCTGAAATACCTAATAATCCACATAGTATCAAAAAAGAGTTATACAATGATCGACAATTTGTGGATAAGTTAAGAAAGACTATGATTAAAACTTATAATGAATATAAAGAAGAGTTTGGATTAACAACTGCAATTACAGCTGAATATGAGCAGTTAAGAGAATTTGAGCTTGAGTAG
- a CDS encoding phospholipase D-like domain-containing protein — protein MELGGRRKNKLNIYSIILFLLLILLLQLNDVSAQDNINSMINSLKSVDRLTYVNFKNLDKKIKNYKLYAINLSEDTQHYPLIVASEDNIESIRREIKASNLSEKEIMGTFADTLLNYKTFYITDQTGNHYYLILKENNDISDLESKQESSNKLLEDSQEESGIDIPIIWYIFGVIIISVVFFTLKVNRSQDKDNSISDAKIKGDYGEEDTVDPLEQSIEEVIASEESMMAMPKDELSEIMGLPQNMVLNMLVRFDIELFDTPQVKGMLQSVARGTLSLLNKLEAKKKYCETYTDKLRVLSPKEEELSKINNLIEDMSYISKEINDFNNNISVDIKLINRKWENINLMSKDEIAQSVYGYRDILVEARTEIWKYLMNIENCMVDAKKYLTKYRSDFAFASSDIEVVIEYLSGFEVIVDTIFDRLESIDMNQSLVQECIKQLVNEYQNLDKTIGIIEKQNNNILDNYEEVYQKIDDYDFNGYLEIVEELINEMDNNNQVIKEANQKVDKLEDKFNKREDVPVDEINKMKKSLDSHFEKFESIQQSIIEERELIKELAAINDKEKIKILSKSKKMEEEILKSLAKCKEEVCVTAYDFTNGRILDELSRLAEDKKIRIIIDSSSRDEGRNKEKKGKLKSWFSNNKNVEVRAYDRRSYGRYAKMHRKEIVIDNQIVITGSANFTYSGLSKNIERMLIIEETETANKLFNEFNDLWKQSRSI, from the coding sequence TTGGAATTGGGAGGTAGAAGAAAGAATAAATTAAATATATATTCTATTATCTTATTTTTGCTTCTGATATTATTGTTACAATTAAATGATGTTAGTGCTCAAGATAATATTAATAGTATGATTAATTCTTTGAAAAGTGTTGATAGATTAACATATGTTAATTTTAAAAATTTAGACAAGAAAATTAAGAATTATAAATTATATGCAATTAACCTTAGCGAAGATACACAACATTACCCACTAATAGTTGCTTCTGAGGATAATATTGAGAGTATAAGAAGAGAGATTAAAGCTAGCAATTTATCTGAAAAAGAGATTATGGGTACCTTTGCTGATACATTATTAAATTATAAAACCTTTTACATTACAGATCAGACAGGAAATCATTATTATCTGATATTAAAAGAGAATAATGATATAAGCGATTTAGAATCCAAGCAAGAATCTTCTAATAAGTTATTAGAAGATTCTCAAGAAGAAAGTGGAATAGATATACCGATAATTTGGTATATATTTGGGGTTATAATTATTTCAGTTGTATTTTTCACTCTAAAAGTTAACAGATCTCAAGATAAGGATAATAGCATAAGTGATGCAAAGATTAAAGGTGATTATGGAGAAGAAGATACTGTAGATCCTCTAGAGCAAAGTATAGAAGAAGTTATAGCTTCTGAAGAGAGTATGATGGCTATGCCAAAAGATGAGTTATCAGAAATTATGGGATTACCTCAGAATATGGTTTTGAATATGTTGGTTCGTTTTGATATTGAATTATTTGATACTCCTCAAGTCAAAGGTATGTTACAATCTGTTGCAAGAGGAACCTTATCATTATTAAATAAGTTAGAGGCAAAGAAGAAATATTGTGAGACTTATACTGATAAGTTACGAGTACTTTCTCCTAAAGAAGAAGAGCTTAGCAAGATAAATAATTTAATTGAGGATATGTCATATATATCTAAAGAGATCAATGATTTTAATAATAATATATCTGTAGATATAAAGTTGATCAATAGGAAATGGGAAAATATAAATTTAATGAGTAAGGATGAAATTGCCCAATCAGTATATGGATATAGAGATATTTTAGTTGAAGCAAGAACAGAGATATGGAAATATCTAATGAATATAGAGAATTGTATGGTTGATGCTAAGAAATACTTAACAAAATATAGAAGTGATTTTGCTTTTGCTTCATCAGATATAGAGGTGGTAATTGAATATTTATCTGGATTTGAAGTTATAGTTGATACAATTTTTGATAGGTTAGAAAGTATTGATATGAATCAATCATTAGTACAAGAATGTATTAAGCAGCTAGTTAATGAATATCAAAATCTAGACAAGACAATTGGAATTATTGAAAAACAGAACAATAATATTTTAGATAATTATGAAGAGGTTTATCAAAAGATTGATGATTATGATTTTAATGGTTATCTGGAAATTGTTGAAGAACTAATTAATGAGATGGATAATAATAATCAGGTTATTAAAGAAGCCAACCAAAAGGTTGATAAATTAGAAGATAAATTTAATAAGAGAGAAGATGTACCTGTTGATGAAATAAATAAGATGAAAAAGTCATTAGACTCTCATTTTGAAAAATTTGAATCTATACAACAATCGATCATAGAAGAAAGGGAATTAATTAAAGAGTTAGCTGCTATTAATGATAAAGAGAAGATAAAAATTCTATCTAAATCTAAAAAGATGGAAGAAGAGATACTTAAATCTTTAGCAAAATGTAAAGAAGAGGTTTGTGTTACTGCTTATGACTTTACAAATGGAAGAATTTTGGATGAATTGAGTAGATTAGCTGAAGATAAGAAGATAAGAATTATAATCGATTCTAGTTCTAGAGATGAGGGTAGAAACAAGGAGAAGAAAGGCAAATTAAAAAGTTGGTTTTCAAATAATAAAAATGTAGAGGTAAGAGCTTATGATAGAAGATCCTATGGCCGTTATGCTAAAATGCATAGGAAGGAAATAGTGATTGATAATCAGATAGTAATAACAGGTAGCGCTAATTTTACATATTCAGGTTTGAGCAAGAATATTGAGAGAATGTTAATTATAGAAGAAACAGAGACAGCTAATAAACTCTTTAATGAGTTTAATGATTTATGGAAGCAAAGTAGGTCGATATAA
- a CDS encoding FAD-dependent oxidoreductase, whose protein sequence is MKIAVIGCTHAGTAAIVNAAKLYPEAEITVYERNDNISFLSCGIALYVGGVVKDVEGLFYSSPEELAKLGVRTKMGHDVLDVDIDNKKLKVRNLDTKEEFEDNFDKLIITTGSWPIIPNLEGIDLENIVLSKNFYHANDIIEKAQDTQNVVVVGAGYIGVELVESFERNGKNVTLIDMEDRILSKYLDQEYTAVAEEEFKKHDVTLALGERVNKFAGKDGKVSKVITDHNEYEADLVIMCIGFKPNTELFKGQIDILDDGSIIVDNYMRTSNKDVLAAGDCCAVRYNPTGEYRYIPLATNAVRMGTLVARNLKQETTKYMGTQGTSGIKIYQHNIAATGLTEEAAQEAGLEVSTVTVTDNYRPEFMPTYDEAKLKVVYETDSRRIVGAQIMSETDLTQSINTMSVVIQNKMTVDELAFVDFFFQPHFNKPWNLLNMAGLNAK, encoded by the coding sequence ATGAAGATAGCTGTTATAGGTTGTACCCATGCAGGAACTGCTGCAATTGTAAATGCAGCTAAGTTATATCCAGAAGCAGAGATAACTGTTTATGAAAGAAATGATAATATATCTTTTCTTTCTTGTGGAATAGCGCTTTATGTTGGTGGAGTAGTTAAAGATGTAGAAGGGTTATTTTATTCTTCTCCTGAAGAATTAGCTAAATTAGGCGTTAGAACAAAGATGGGACATGATGTTTTAGATGTAGATATAGATAATAAAAAGTTAAAGGTCCGTAATCTAGATACTAAAGAAGAGTTTGAAGATAATTTTGATAAATTAATTATTACAACAGGTTCTTGGCCAATCATACCTAATTTAGAAGGTATAGATTTAGAGAATATAGTCTTATCTAAGAACTTTTATCATGCTAATGATATTATTGAAAAGGCTCAAGATACTCAAAATGTAGTTGTGGTAGGAGCTGGTTATATAGGAGTTGAGCTTGTTGAATCCTTTGAAAGGAACGGAAAGAATGTAACGTTAATAGACATGGAGGATCGAATTTTAAGTAAATATTTAGACCAAGAGTATACAGCTGTTGCTGAAGAAGAATTTAAAAAGCATGATGTCACTTTGGCCTTAGGTGAGAGGGTCAATAAATTTGCAGGTAAAGATGGAAAAGTTTCTAAGGTAATTACTGATCATAATGAATATGAAGCTGATTTAGTAATTATGTGTATCGGTTTTAAGCCAAATACAGAATTATTCAAAGGACAGATCGATATCTTAGATGATGGATCAATTATAGTTGATAATTATATGCGAACAAGTAACAAAGATGTACTTGCAGCAGGTGATTGTTGTGCAGTAAGATATAATCCTACAGGAGAATATAGATATATACCATTAGCTACTAATGCAGTTAGAATGGGGACTTTAGTAGCTAGAAACTTGAAGCAAGAGACTACAAAATATATGGGAACCCAAGGAACTTCAGGAATCAAGATTTATCAACATAATATAGCTGCTACTGGACTAACAGAAGAAGCAGCTCAAGAAGCTGGTTTAGAAGTGAGTACAGTAACAGTAACAGATAATTATAGACCAGAATTCATGCCTACATATGATGAGGCTAAATTAAAGGTTGTTTATGAAACAGATTCACGAAGAATTGTAGGAGCTCAAATCATGTCAGAAACAGACTTAACCCAATCTATAAATACTATGTCAGTAGTAATTCAAAATAAAATGACAGTAGATGAATTAGCATTTGTTGATTTCTTCTTCCAACCTCATTTCAATAAGCCTTGGAACCTATTGAATATGGCAGGGTTGAATGCTAAATAA
- a CDS encoding DUF421 domain-containing protein, whose protein sequence is MTDFLSYLIRVILVYFFTYFGTRMLSKKAIAQMTAYEMAGVIVLTTVAAEPLVTKITTKALFGTGVLTFLIILTSKLTLIDRLTPILEHKPTVLVKDGQLDMYALKNMDLSLNQMKGLLRQKGYDKVSDVEYAILEPQGQLSVIPKSQKRPLQPSDLNISTQYEGLTVPLIIDGAIIERNLQHVKLTKEWLMGELNKQGIINYENEVNLAELDTLGNLLISKNKG, encoded by the coding sequence TTGACAGATTTTCTTTCATATTTAATTAGAGTTATATTAGTTTATTTCTTTACCTATTTTGGTACTAGAATGCTTTCTAAAAAAGCTATTGCTCAAATGACTGCCTATGAAATGGCAGGAGTTATAGTTTTAACAACTGTTGCTGCTGAACCTTTAGTTACTAAAATTACTACTAAAGCATTATTTGGAACTGGAGTACTTACCTTCTTAATCATCTTAACTAGCAAATTGACACTTATTGATAGACTAACTCCAATTTTGGAACATAAACCAACAGTATTAGTTAAAGATGGACAACTTGATATGTATGCTCTAAAAAACATGGATTTAAGTTTAAATCAAATGAAGGGATTATTGAGACAGAAGGGGTATGATAAGGTTTCCGATGTAGAGTATGCTATATTAGAACCTCAGGGTCAACTATCTGTTATACCAAAATCACAGAAAAGACCACTACAGCCTAGTGATCTAAATATTAGTACCCAATATGAAGGCTTAACAGTCCCACTAATAATTGATGGGGCAATTATAGAGAGAAACCTTCAACATGTTAAATTAACTAAGGAATGGCTAATGGGGGAGTTAAATAAGCAAGGAATTATTAATTATGAAAATGAAGTTAATTTAGCTGAACTGGATACCTTGGGGAATTTATTGATATCCAAAAATAAGGGTTAG
- a CDS encoding DUF4363 family protein — translation MFDRLSTRYIIMLCWVIALVVLWGILQLSLPGKLLIDNLNNIEESITAEDWDLTNENLNKLKKDWHDNRLAIQISNGSAEVYEFERALGHLKTLVKHKEDDSLEYLGLLKEISKNITNVFPGP, via the coding sequence ATGTTTGATCGTTTAAGTACCCGTTATATTATCATGCTTTGTTGGGTTATTGCTCTTGTAGTTTTATGGGGTATATTACAGTTATCTTTGCCAGGTAAACTTTTAATTGATAATTTAAATAATATTGAAGAATCTATCACAGCTGAAGATTGGGATTTAACTAATGAAAATCTTAATAAGTTAAAAAAAGATTGGCATGATAATAGATTAGCAATTCAAATTAGTAATGGGTCAGCAGAAGTTTATGAATTTGAAAGAGCATTAGGCCACCTTAAAACTTTAGTTAAACACAAAGAAGATGACTCTCTTGAATACTTAGGTCTCTTAAAAGAAATATCTAAAAACATAACCAATGTTTTTCCAGGACCTTAA
- a CDS encoding DUF421 domain-containing protein, translated as MILNLIIKTIIAYFLLLFLSRVIGRKIIAQMTFFDFAVGITVGTITGSIAMGSKPTSLSASIVLIILALLVLLTDYLHLKSYLIRKYFNSEPVVLVKNGKIVEENMKKTRYTINDLMMQLRKKNIFDIGDVEFAIVEIDGKVSVQAKSQKQPVTPQDLNLSTLYKGLTKDLIIDGKIMNENLGDAKLDRKWLIRELSNKGIDDIQRIFYAGLDTSGNLYVSLKQHKEETEGEYGLE; from the coding sequence ATGATTCTAAATCTAATTATCAAAACTATAATAGCCTATTTCTTATTACTCTTCTTAAGTAGAGTAATAGGGAGAAAGATAATTGCTCAGATGACATTTTTTGATTTTGCAGTTGGTATCACTGTAGGAACAATTACTGGTTCTATAGCTATGGGGTCAAAGCCTACTAGTTTATCAGCTTCTATTGTCTTGATTATTTTAGCTTTGTTAGTTCTTTTAACTGATTATTTGCATTTGAAAAGTTATTTAATTAGAAAATACTTTAATTCCGAGCCAGTAGTGTTAGTCAAAAATGGAAAAATAGTTGAAGAGAATATGAAGAAAACTCGTTATACTATTAATGATTTAATGATGCAATTAAGAAAGAAGAATATCTTTGATATAGGTGATGTTGAATTTGCTATAGTAGAGATTGATGGTAAAGTTTCAGTTCAAGCAAAATCACAAAAACAGCCTGTTACACCACAAGATTTAAATCTATCGACTTTATATAAAGGATTGACTAAAGATCTTATAATTGATGGGAAAATAATGAATGAAAATTTAGGTGATGCAAAATTAGATAGAAAATGGCTGATTAGAGAGCTTTCAAATAAAGGTATTGATGATATTCAAAGAATTTTTTATGCAGGTTTAGATACATCAGGTAATCTCTATGTCTCTCTAAAGCAACATAAAGAGGAAACAGAAGGTGAATATGGACTAGAGTAA